In one Vulgatibacter incomptus genomic region, the following are encoded:
- a CDS encoding DUF3293 domain-containing protein, whose amino-acid sequence MNDLHLETHTMARDPKTISGLLEEALDPRESCWKVHGSRVNGHPEHSPNTLKVMEFLRSFGLKATPTCAMGICCADSYSIDVGFLDGGFYGRTAEYESVRSLLASGELDRDALAEYRLEMAERADEEGAWVRGPRAALFIALGLGLRVPSKFCKAHGLEGVTFEQLAMEARFERFYRTTTFVAFDGERRIEIRIGDHHRTDLDKILDARGAKEWAYVTAWNPRSVEASREGNDAAQERLRQALRAEGIDFLEGMSEPADGSPGEASLLAFIVQERAAAMGRAFVQNAIVVGAMDEPAELLWLHPPGA is encoded by the coding sequence GTGAACGACCTCCATCTAGAGACACACACCATGGCAAGAGACCCCAAGACCATTTCCGGCTTGTTGGAGGAGGCGCTCGACCCGCGCGAATCCTGCTGGAAGGTGCATGGCAGCCGCGTCAATGGCCACCCGGAACACTCGCCGAACACCCTGAAGGTCATGGAGTTCCTCCGGTCGTTCGGGTTGAAAGCGACCCCCACCTGCGCCATGGGAATCTGCTGCGCCGATAGCTACTCCATCGACGTGGGCTTCCTAGACGGCGGTTTCTACGGCCGCACCGCCGAATACGAGTCGGTGAGAAGCCTTCTGGCGTCCGGCGAGCTCGACAGGGACGCTCTCGCCGAATACCGCCTCGAGATGGCCGAACGGGCCGACGAGGAGGGAGCCTGGGTGAGGGGGCCTCGCGCCGCCCTGTTCATCGCCCTCGGGCTTGGCCTGCGCGTGCCCTCGAAATTCTGCAAGGCACACGGCCTCGAAGGCGTCACGTTCGAGCAGCTCGCCATGGAGGCCCGATTCGAGAGATTTTACCGGACCACGACCTTCGTCGCGTTCGATGGCGAGCGGCGCATCGAGATCCGCATCGGCGACCATCATCGGACCGACCTCGACAAGATACTCGACGCGCGCGGTGCAAAAGAATGGGCCTATGTGACGGCATGGAACCCTCGATCAGTCGAGGCCTCGCGGGAGGGGAACGACGCGGCTCAGGAACGGCTTCGTCAAGCGCTGCGCGCCGAAGGGATCGACTTCCTTGAGGGGATGAGCGAGCCCGCCGACGGAAGCCCAGGGGAAGCGAGCCTCCTCGCGTTCATTGTTCAGGAGCGCGCCGCCGCGATGGGTCGGGCGTTCGTTCAGAACGCGATCGTCGTCGGGGCAATGGACGAGCCAGCAGAGCTACTCTGGCTACACCCGCCCGGAGCCTAA
- a CDS encoding DUF499 domain-containing protein, translating into MSLSTLCKPRASVFERDRRATVLNLDTFLDGRVSGEEFFRENYFTAGMDTLVQTCFRHLSGRSGSSTFLLSQAMGGGKTHSMIGLGLLARDPALRRSVLGDADPAPNLGKVRVIGFQGRNTGTDFGIWGALADQIGRRDHFHRFYAPLSAPSPGGWKELLKDQPTIILLDELPPYMVHARSVSIGASDLSAVTAVALSNLLVAVSDLDNVCVIISDLGGTAWGEGGTAITGSIKSFERETNRIAVNITPVNPQGDELYHILRCRLFDGVPAKEDVERVARTYRDAHAEAVKMGLTTTQSESLYQQILDSYPFHPAWRDLVGRFKENEGFQQTRGVIRLMQMLIGNLWTTGQADRSDLVHPYDLDLANDEIAGEVRTINQHLTPAIANDISDRGHAEAEEIDKKTGTTDGTDAARLLLVASLSTIPNALHGLREFELYDILQRPGRDLSSFKSAVLDVLETRAWYLHRSPDQRLFFKNQQNLAAKLRTYAQALHKEIVLKELRTFLEKRFEPQLKDAYQSLAVLPAMDEVELDQDRVVLILTEPRGGEGGLALSSEWQAWWQNQTFKNRVVFLTGSRLVMQNVNDCARQYRALQSIEDELRTDSTPPNDPQWKVLDGLRDRIGNQLGSALTQAFDTLIYPSINEKLRPQGISFEFRGNSLSGEDAVRKALKEAQKLETDTTSDTFRARAEARLFTAKSMLWSEVRRKAATSTNWPFHSAKALEDLKVDTVKKGHWRDQANYVEKGPFPKAKTSVAIEVLGRNDETGVTWLRIDPLHGDTVYFEKGDSIPTTASPKVDDFQRFEASGLRYRFICVDSRGEHPDGDPVDWKGRIVVRYQIDQANGRVKLQAIPKGQIRYSTDGGSPENGATYEGPFVPPDSCRMVLAVAEAQGIKSEPLQVSMPRRHEDGRPKFEVKANAPCRWKKRHRLDATADVWAWLEKLEKHDGTARHLTINAQSEDGGQTLRFQGTHEDGYPAAALRVLFEQVQSVVGGHSLRLDVLAVNFAAGQNLLDWIASDRAELQPNEVEQVYAHV; encoded by the coding sequence ATGAGCCTCTCGACCCTCTGCAAGCCCCGTGCATCTGTCTTCGAGCGCGATCGCCGCGCCACCGTCCTTAACCTCGACACCTTCCTCGACGGCCGGGTCTCGGGAGAGGAGTTCTTCCGCGAGAACTACTTCACCGCGGGGATGGACACCCTCGTCCAGACCTGCTTCCGGCACCTGTCGGGTCGCAGTGGATCGTCTACCTTCCTGCTCTCCCAGGCCATGGGCGGCGGCAAGACCCACAGCATGATCGGCCTCGGCCTTCTCGCTCGGGATCCGGCGCTGCGTCGAAGCGTCCTCGGGGACGCCGACCCCGCGCCCAACCTTGGCAAGGTCCGGGTGATCGGCTTCCAAGGTCGCAACACGGGGACCGACTTCGGAATCTGGGGCGCCCTCGCCGATCAGATCGGCCGTCGCGATCACTTCCACAGATTCTACGCGCCTCTCTCCGCCCCGTCGCCCGGGGGGTGGAAGGAGTTGCTCAAGGATCAGCCGACGATCATCCTCCTGGACGAGCTGCCGCCCTACATGGTGCACGCGCGGTCGGTGTCCATCGGCGCCAGCGACCTCTCCGCGGTGACGGCGGTGGCCCTCTCCAACCTCCTGGTGGCAGTTTCGGACCTCGACAACGTCTGCGTAATAATCTCGGACCTTGGCGGTACCGCCTGGGGAGAGGGCGGAACGGCGATCACCGGCTCTATCAAGAGCTTCGAGCGCGAGACCAACCGGATCGCGGTCAACATCACCCCGGTAAATCCCCAGGGTGACGAGCTCTATCACATCCTTCGCTGTCGCCTCTTCGATGGGGTTCCCGCGAAGGAGGATGTGGAGAGAGTCGCCCGCACCTACCGCGACGCCCACGCCGAAGCGGTGAAGATGGGTCTAACCACCACCCAGTCCGAGTCGCTGTACCAGCAGATCCTCGACTCGTATCCGTTCCACCCAGCCTGGCGGGATCTGGTGGGCCGCTTCAAGGAGAACGAAGGCTTCCAGCAGACCCGCGGCGTAATCCGGCTCATGCAGATGTTGATCGGAAACCTCTGGACTACTGGCCAGGCCGATCGCTCCGACCTCGTCCATCCCTACGATCTGGACCTCGCCAACGACGAGATCGCCGGCGAGGTGCGGACCATCAACCAGCACCTCACTCCGGCGATCGCCAACGATATCTCCGATCGGGGCCACGCCGAAGCGGAGGAGATCGACAAGAAGACCGGTACGACCGACGGCACCGACGCCGCCCGCCTCCTTCTCGTCGCTTCGCTCTCCACCATTCCCAACGCGCTCCACGGCCTTCGAGAGTTCGAGCTCTACGACATCCTCCAGCGGCCCGGCCGAGATCTCTCCTCCTTCAAGTCCGCCGTCCTGGACGTTCTCGAGACCCGCGCCTGGTACCTGCACCGCTCGCCCGACCAGCGGCTCTTCTTCAAGAACCAGCAGAACTTGGCTGCAAAGCTGCGCACTTATGCCCAGGCGCTCCACAAGGAGATCGTCCTCAAGGAGCTGCGAACCTTCCTCGAGAAGCGCTTCGAGCCGCAGCTCAAAGACGCCTACCAGTCGTTGGCAGTGCTCCCCGCCATGGACGAGGTGGAGCTCGACCAGGATCGGGTGGTGCTCATCCTCACCGAGCCACGCGGCGGGGAGGGCGGCCTCGCCCTCAGCTCGGAGTGGCAGGCGTGGTGGCAGAACCAGACTTTCAAGAACCGGGTGGTCTTCCTCACCGGCTCGCGCTTGGTGATGCAGAACGTGAACGATTGCGCCCGACAGTACCGGGCCCTGCAGAGCATCGAGGACGAGCTACGGACGGATAGCACGCCCCCCAACGATCCACAGTGGAAGGTTCTGGACGGCCTCCGGGACCGCATCGGCAACCAGCTCGGCTCCGCCCTCACCCAGGCCTTCGACACGCTGATCTATCCGAGCATCAACGAGAAGCTGCGGCCCCAAGGGATCTCCTTCGAGTTCCGCGGGAATTCGCTTAGCGGCGAGGATGCGGTCCGCAAGGCCCTCAAGGAGGCCCAGAAGCTCGAGACCGACACTACCTCCGATACCTTCCGAGCGCGGGCGGAGGCGCGGCTCTTCACCGCAAAGTCGATGCTCTGGAGTGAGGTCCGGCGCAAGGCCGCCACCTCCACCAACTGGCCTTTCCACTCGGCAAAGGCCCTCGAGGACCTGAAGGTCGACACCGTCAAAAAGGGCCACTGGCGCGACCAGGCGAACTATGTGGAGAAGGGACCGTTTCCAAAGGCGAAGACGTCGGTGGCCATCGAGGTGCTGGGCCGCAACGACGAGACCGGGGTCACCTGGCTGCGGATCGATCCGCTACACGGCGACACTGTGTACTTTGAGAAAGGCGACTCTATCCCCACCACCGCGTCCCCAAAGGTGGACGACTTTCAGCGTTTCGAGGCGTCCGGGCTGCGATACCGCTTCATCTGCGTGGACAGCCGAGGCGAGCATCCCGACGGCGATCCAGTGGACTGGAAGGGCCGGATCGTCGTCCGCTACCAAATCGATCAGGCGAACGGCCGCGTCAAGCTGCAGGCAATACCAAAGGGCCAGATCCGCTACTCCACCGACGGCGGCTCGCCAGAGAACGGCGCCACCTACGAGGGGCCCTTCGTCCCCCCCGACTCGTGCCGGATGGTTCTCGCCGTGGCAGAGGCCCAAGGGATCAAGTCGGAGCCCCTTCAGGTATCCATGCCCAGGCGGCACGAGGACGGAAGGCCGAAGTTCGAGGTGAAGGCCAACGCTCCTTGCCGGTGGAAGAAGCGGCACCGGCTCGACGCCACCGCGGACGTCTGGGCGTGGCTGGAGAAGCTGGAGAAGCATGACGGCACCGCGCGCCACCTCACTATCAACGCCCAGAGCGAGGACGGCGGCCAAACCCTGCGGTTCCAGGGGACGCACGAAGACGGCTACCCCGCGGCGGCGCTGCGCGTGCTCTTCGAGCAAGTGCAATCAGTGGTGGGCGGCCATTCGCTGCGCCTCGACGTCCTCGCGGTAAACTTCGCCGCGGGACAGAACCTCCTCGACTGGATCGCGTCGGACCGCGCCGAGCTGCAGCCGAATGAGGTGGAGCAGGTGTACGCCCATGTCTGA
- a CDS encoding DUF3780 domain-containing protein has translation MSERSRGKSGASRSKAAGESTKGAASKAMGLGFLPEEARHGFVLHLPSSPSPDSEVSISEHREFEVDEGRLRLPVLTKGDPAVRVVLRRGQWEALAGAFWAEATQRLKRSGLEAIRQPKRGDVPLHPLLGKELCVLAWAIEDADPQIIPEAIRNWEGLAPEERWWLYTMTAAATGQAHQRGIGWRKALRFALTENPITKGDGLPPRARKQLLQSNQLSLL, from the coding sequence ATGTCTGAGCGCAGCCGTGGCAAATCCGGAGCCTCGCGGTCGAAGGCCGCCGGCGAATCCACGAAGGGGGCGGCGTCCAAGGCGATGGGCCTGGGCTTCCTTCCCGAGGAGGCGCGCCACGGCTTCGTGCTGCACCTACCATCGAGCCCCTCACCCGACTCCGAGGTGTCGATCTCGGAGCATCGCGAGTTCGAGGTCGACGAGGGACGCCTGCGGCTCCCCGTGCTGACCAAAGGCGATCCCGCGGTTCGCGTCGTCCTGCGTCGCGGCCAGTGGGAGGCGCTGGCCGGCGCGTTCTGGGCCGAGGCCACCCAGCGCCTCAAACGGTCCGGCCTCGAGGCGATCCGACAGCCGAAGAGGGGCGACGTGCCGCTGCATCCGCTCCTCGGCAAAGAGCTGTGCGTCCTCGCCTGGGCAATCGAGGACGCCGATCCCCAGATCATCCCCGAGGCCATCCGCAACTGGGAGGGACTAGCCCCCGAGGAGCGCTGGTGGCTCTACACCATGACTGCCGCCGCCACCGGCCAGGCCCATCAGCGGGGTATCGGCTGGCGGAAGGCCCTGCGCTTCGCCCTCACCGAGAACCCGATAACCAAGGGCGACGGCCTGCCCCCTCGCGCCCGCAAGCAGCTCCTTCAGAGCAACCAGTTGAGCCTGCTATGA
- a CDS encoding DUF1156 domain-containing protein: MSKKTFIETQFPIARLSAESYRERKAVSGQTLTGIGKWWGRKPLVLVRASILGMLIPASHDPKRDAEIFLKLMTMDDGGLWLRRKATLPDRELLAAAPAYRQEWKDTDDRESLRDLIWESLPPEERERLNEKRRFSLSRDSFEALSYSDKLKVCLRPEHIRGPDLEAWSEINAHLGTSAGSLEELVAELGRKRFGRLPQVGDSFCGGGVFLSKLQGSAARPTRAI, from the coding sequence ATGAGCAAGAAGACCTTCATCGAGACTCAGTTCCCTATCGCTCGCCTCTCTGCCGAGAGCTACAGGGAGCGAAAGGCCGTTTCGGGGCAGACGCTGACCGGCATTGGAAAATGGTGGGGACGGAAACCGCTGGTGTTGGTTCGGGCGAGCATACTAGGAATGCTCATTCCGGCGAGCCACGATCCAAAGCGCGATGCCGAGATCTTCCTCAAGCTGATGACCATGGATGACGGTGGTTTATGGCTTCGTCGCAAGGCTACCTTGCCGGATCGAGAGCTACTCGCGGCGGCGCCCGCGTACCGACAGGAGTGGAAAGATACTGACGATCGTGAGTCGCTGAGGGACCTGATTTGGGAGAGCCTGCCTCCAGAAGAGAGAGAACGGCTCAACGAAAAGCGCCGGTTTAGCCTGTCCCGCGATTCATTCGAAGCGTTGTCATATTCAGACAAGCTAAAAGTCTGCCTCCGTCCGGAGCACATCAGAGGCCCCGATCTAGAAGCTTGGAGCGAGATCAATGCTCATCTTGGAACTTCCGCAGGCAGCCTGGAAGAGCTGGTCGCCGAGCTTGGACGAAAGCGATTTGGTCGATTACCCCAGGTCGGCGATTCGTTCTGCGGGGGGGGAGTATTCCTTTCGAAGCTGCAAGGCTCGGCTGCGAGACCTACGCGAGCGATCTAA